GAGGTCCTCGGTGCTGCGAGCGTGGTAGGGGGCGAGCATCCGCTCCGCCTCGGCGTCCGCGGCCGGGTCGGTGGGCGGGCGCAGGGTGCTCAGCGGCTGCCCCACCAGCAGGTGAGCCACCGCCGCCTTGAAGGTGACGGACGGCTCCACGAACTGCACGCCGAAACCCGGAGCCATGCCCCAGGCGCGAGCCTCCTCGGTTAGCACGTGCCGCACCACCTCGGCGGTGCAGGTCATCTCCCCTTCCGGGTGCTCCAGGCCCACCGTGAGCCGCGAGAGCAGCGCGGGCAGGGGCTGCCCGGTGCACAGGAACATGCCGCCGCGCGTGAGCTCCGTGCAGGTGAGCTGCTCGGGGGTGACGCCGGGCCCCCGCGTCACGAGCACGGGGAGGGCGAGGGCCGGATGCAACCCGAAGGGCCCCAGGGGTGGAGGCGTCCGGGCCGGGCCCGCCGGGGAGCGCGCCATGTCGAGCGCCACCTGGAGCGCGCCGCGCATCGTGGAGGCGTTCTGGAAGCGCTCCTCGGGACTCTTGGCGAGCGCGCGCAGGACGACGCTGGAGAGGGCGGGCGGGACGTCGGGGCGGAGCGAGGTGGGCGAGGGCGGCTGCCGGGACTGGTGGGCGAGCAGCAGCGCGGTGAGGGACTTCTCGACGAAGGGCAGGCGCCCGGTGAGGAGCTGGTAGGCGATGACGCCCAGGGCGTAGAGGTCGGCGCGCCCGTCCACGGACTCGCCCCGCGACTGCTCCGGCGCCATGTAGTCCACCGAGCCGATGAGGCCGCCCTCGCCGGTGTCCGGGCCGCGTTGCTCGTCGTCGAGCAGCTTGGCGATGCCGAAGTCGAGCACCTTGACGAAGGCGGGCCCATGGCCGCGTTGGAGGAGGAAGAGGTTCTCGGGCTTGAGGTCGCGGTGGACGATGCCGCGCGCGTGCGTGGCGTGGAGCGCGTCACACACCTGGCAGAGCAGGGCGACGGCGACGGGGGCGGGCACGGGCCCGCGGGCGAGCAGCACGGAGAGGGGCTCGCCCTCCAGGTACTCCATGACGAGGTAGGGCCGGGGCGGCGCGGGCTGGATGTCGATGATGTTGACGATGTTCTCGTGGCCGATGAGGTTGACGGCGCGCGCCTCCATGTGGAAGCGGCGCAGCACCTGGGGCGAGTTGGCCAGCCGGCCGTGGAGCACCTTGATGGCCACGCGGCTGCCGATGTGCACGTGCTGGCCGAGGTACACGCTGCCCATGCCGCCCTGGCCCAGCTTGCGCGTCAGCTGGAAGCTGCCCAGACACGTGCCCAGCAGCGGATCCACGTCTGGCTCGCGGGGGCGGGTGGATGGCTCGAGCGTCTCGCGCGTATCCGCGAGCTCACCACGGCCTGCTTCACCAGGCTTGAGGCTGAAGGCACTCGATGCGGACATGAAAGGCCCAATGGGGGAGCTCCCCCCGGGAGCTCCCGACCCACGCTGGAGTTGAGCAGTGGAGGCATTTTGTCATGAACCGCTCGCGCGTGCTCGGGGGAGCGGGCCCTTTCGCGGGGTGGGGTTGTGCTCGCTACCGGACAGTCCGCGGAGGAATGGGAGAGACGCCGGGTATGTTCGCGGCCCACACACGAGGAACAGGGGGACAGGAGATGAAGGGAATCGCGGGCAAGGTGGCAGTGGTGACGGGGGGGAGTTCGGGGATTGGGCTGGCGACGGCGCGGGAGCTGGGGAAGGCGGGGGCGAAGGTGGCGCTGGTGGCGAGGACGCGGGAGCGGGGGGAGGCGGCGGAGCGGGCGCTGAGGGAGGAGGGGGTGGAGGCGCTCTACGTGCAGGCGGACATGGGGAAGGGCGAGGACGTGAGGAGGATGGTGGAGACGGTGGTGGGGAAGTGGGACCGGCTGGACCTGGCGGTGAACAACGCGGCGCTGGGGGACATGCAGCTGGTGCCGCTGACGGAGCTGAGCGAGGAGGAGTTCGACCGGGTGTTGGGGGTGGACCTGAGGGGTGTGTGGCTGTGCATGAAGTACGAGATACCGGCGATGGTGAAGGCGGGGGGAGGGGCGATCGTGAACGTGTCGTCGGTGAACGGGCTGTCGGGGACGCCGATGGGGTCGGCCTACGTGGCGGCGAAGCACGGGATGCACGGGCTGAGCAAGACGGCGGCGCTGGAGTTCGCGAAGGAGGGGGTGCGGGTGAACGTGGTGTGCCCCGGGGCGCACCGCACGCCGATGCTGGAGGGGGTGTTCGAGAGGATTTCTCCGGGGGCGCCGGAGAGGGCGGAAACGCAGTACTACCTGCCGAGGATTCCGATGGGGCGGATTGGAAGGCCGGAGGAGGCGGGCAAGGCGATCGCGTGGCTGTTGTCGGAGGACGCGTCGTACGTGAATGGCTGCGTGATGACGGTGGATGGAGGAATGATGGCGGGCCTGTGAGCGACACTCCCTCCCCCTCCTTCTTCCCCTCCCTCTCCCTCTGGGAGAGGGTCGGGGTGAGGGTCTACCGTCAGGGCCCCACGAGGACACCGGGGTTGAGAATCCCCTGAGGATCCAGCGCCCCCTTCACGGCCTTCAGTGCGAGCGCGAAGGGCTCTGGGCGCTCGCGGTCGTACCAGGGGCGGTGCAACCGTCCCACGGCGTGGTGATGCGTGATGGTGCCCCCGTGAGCCATCACCGCGTCGCTGGCGGCCTGCTTCAGCGCCATCCACTGCGCCAGCTCACCGCCGGGCTTCGCCGGGCCGATGAACGTGTAATAGGGCGCGGGCCCATCCGGGTAGACGTGGGTGAAGCGGCAACTCACCGAGCCACCGCCGCAGATGCGCTCCAGGGCACCGCGCATGGACTCCAGGATGGAACCGTGGAGCTCGTCGAACCGGTCCCACGTGCACGCGGTCTCGAAGGTGTCGGCGATGACGCCGAGGCTCACCATGACGTTCTGCAGATACGGCGCTTCGATGAAGGCCGAGCGCCAGCTGTCGGCCGCGCCACCGGCACGCGCCTGGGAACCCATCTCCTCGGAGCGATAGCGGGCGCCCTCGCGGCACTCGCCCCCGTGCGAGGCGGTGATGGCGAGGGCGCGCTCCATCTTCGCCTGCTGCGGATGGTCGGCGGACTCGAAGGCGAGCACGAGCACACAGGAGCCATCACCCGTCACGCCATTGAGGAAGGACTCCTGTGCGTCGAGGAGGCGGCAGTTGGAGGGATGCAGTCCGGACTGGGAGAGCTCACGAACGGCGCGGGCGCCGGAGGTGAAGTCGGGGAAGTGGACGCTGGCGTTGGCGCGGAAGCGGGGGCGGGCCTGGACGCGCACCCAGGCCTCGGTGATGACACCGAGCGTGCCCTCGGAGCCGAGCACGAGCCTGTCCGGAGCGGGGCCGGCGCCGGAGGCGGGAAGACGGCGCGTCTCGTAGAGGCCGCGCGGGGTGAGCATGCGGGTGGACTGCACCAGGTCGTCGATGTGCGTGTAGAGCGTGGCGAAGTGGCCCCCGGCGCGCGTGGCGATCCACCCGCCGAGGGTGGAGAACTCGAAGGACTGGGGGAAGTGGCGCAGGGTGAAGCCATGGGAAGCGAGCTGCGCCTCGAGCACGGGACCGGTGGCGCCGGCCTGGATGCGAGCGGCGCGCGAGACGGGATCCACCTCGACGACGCGGTCCATTCCACGCATGTCGAGGGACACGGCGCCGCGGAAGCCGTCACCGATGGCGGCCTCGACGCCTCGCACGACGCTGGTGCCTCCGCCGAAGGGGATGAGGGCCACGCGGTGGTTGCCGCACCAGTCCATGACGGCGCGCACGTCCTCCTCGGTGCGGGGGCGGGCGACGAAGTCGGGAGCGGAGGAGAAGTCCCCGTGGAATCCGCGCACGAGGTCCCCATAGCCCTTGCCATAGGTATGCGCGGCGCGGTCGGTGTCCTCGACCGAGCAGAGCGCGGCCAGCGCCTCTGGCGGAGCGACACGGGGACGCGGGAGGCGCAGGGCGTCGAGCGCGGCGGGCTCACGGGGCTCCAGCGGGGGCCCACCGAGGAGCGCGGAGACCTGCTCCCCGAGGGCACGGCGTGCCTCGGCCTCGGGGAACTTGTCCGCGTAGCCCCAGCCCCAGATGCTCGTCGCGCGAGTGCTCATGGGCGTGAGCGTACTCCGAGGCCGAGGCCCTCGACCTCCTGGAGGTGCCAGGTGCAGCCCATGAGGGAGAACAGCTCCGAGGCCCGCAGCAGGTGGGCCTCCCGTTCCGGTGTTCCCGGCTCGCCGGCCCGGGCCAGCTCGATGCGCGCGAGCGCTTCGTCATAGGGCATCCCGAGCTCATGCGCGCTCGCGATGCTCTCCCGCCAGGAGGACCTCGCCCGCTCTGCGCGACCGGAGAGCCAGTGCATGAGCCCCGAGCAGCGCAGGGCGGCGGGGCGCACGAAGGGAAACATTCGGGCACACTGCTCCAATCGTGCGACCGACTCGCGCGCCTGCTGCGCGAGCGTGGCTTCCACCCCGGAGGTGCCTCGTTGGGAGTCCTCCCAGGCCGCGAGCAGGACGAGGGCGGCGCCCTCGTAGCCCTTGCCCTCCGTGAAGGCCGTGGGCTGTGCACCCTGGGTGAGCCGCATCACCTCCTCGGCCATCCGACGGGCGGGCTCGAGCTCACCGCGGTACAGGTGGGCGGTGGCCAGCAGTCCGTGGCAGATGATGTCGGAAGCCCGGTCCGCCTGGCGAGCCAGCAGGGTGCGCGCTTCCTGGAGCCGCGTCACCGCCTCCTCGAGTCGTCCCAGGGGGATGAGGCTCCGCGCGAGGGAGTACTCTCCCCAGGCCTCGTACTGCATGTTGGACCACTTGCGGCCCGAGTCGCGGATCTCCTCGAAGCGTGGCAGCGAGGCCTCGAAGTGTCCCGTGTAGTAGTCCGTGTGCGCGCGCAGGGTACGGGCGATCTGCAGGTCTCCCTGGCTGCCGAGACGTGCCAGCAGTTGGATGGCTTCGTCCGCCCGCTGCGCGGCATGGCTCCACCTGGCGAACGTCAGCTCGTAGGAGGCCTCGTACCAGAGCGCCGTGGCGATGCCCGCGAGCTCTCCGGCGGAGCTGCCTCCCTCCCGGGCGAGGCGGAAGTAGCGCCGGGCGAGCGGATGCATCCGGGCCAGCCCCGCCATGTAGCCGAGCTGGGCGTACTGTCGCCGCACCTCTCCGCGACGCCCCGCCCGTTCCGCCAGGTTCACCGCGCGGATGGCCGAGGCCGACATGGCGAGCATGTCCTGGGTGAAGTAGTAGCACTCGCACAGCCGGCTGGTGGCGAGTGCCGCCGTCCGCAGAGGCTCCTGCTCCAACTCCTCCGCTTGCACCGCGGGCTCGGGGAGCAGCATGTGCGCGAGCTGCCGGGTCATCTGCCCGAGCAGCAGTCCTCCCCAGGCGGGCTTCATCCGGGGCAGCGGTTGTCCCAGCACCTCCAGGGCCCGGTGCAGGTGCTCCCGGGCGCGAGCCAGGTCTCCCAGCCCGAAGAACGCCTCGCCGAGCAGGTACTCCCACGAGGCGCGGCGGTGTCCCCGGGCCGGTGCCTCCGCGTGCCGGGCCTCCATCGCGAGGGCTTTTTCGAGGTAGCCGGCCGCCTCGGTGTTGGCGCCGATGCGCAGGGCCTGGCGCGCGGCTTCCTCCAGGTAGTGGAGGGCCTTCTCCTCGGCCTGTGCGGTGGCCCAGTGGTGGGCGAGCGCACCGTAGTGTCGTGGGAAGAGCCCGGTGCCGGAGTACCGGGACTCGATAGCCCGGGCCGCCTCCTCGTGCAGCCGCCGCCGCGACTCCGGCGGGGTGCTCTCGTAGGCCATCTCCCGCAGCTTGTCGTGAGCGAAGCGCAGCCGTCCCTCGCCCGCCTCCTCCAGCACGTTCCTCACGCGTAGCGCCTCGAGCGCCTCCAACTGGCCCGCGTCGTCCATGGTGCGCTCGGGCAGGAGCAGCACGCCGTCGAATTCGCGTCCCAGCACGGCCGCGCGCTCCAGCAGCTCGCGGGCGTCGGGCCGGAGGCCGGAGAGCCACCGGCCCAGCAGCTCTCGCAGCGAGCCGGGGAGCGGCAGGGCCTGCTCCAGCCGATCCAACGCCACGCCCCGCTCCGCCACCTGCCACACGCCCGCCGCGTCGCGCCCGAGCAGCCCCTCGTCCACTGCGGTGCGCAGGTACTCGGCGACGAAGAACGGGTTGCCCTCGGACTGGCGGGCCAGGTACTCCACGAAGGCACGCGGCGGCGTGCGCAGCGCCAGCATGCCGCACACCATCGTCGCCACGGCCTCCGCGTCGAGCCGCTCCAGCCGCGTGGAGGTGAGCCCCGGTGCCAGGAGCAACCGGCGCAGCCCCTCGTTCTCCTCCTCGGTGCGCCAGGTGCCCAGCACGAGCATTGGCAACCGTTCCAGCTCTCCCCGTTGCAGGTGCTCCAGCACGCTCAACGAGAGCTCGTCGGCCCAGTGCAGGTCATCGAGCACCAGCAGCATCGGCTGCTCCGCCACGAAGGCCGAGAGCACCTGGGTGAGGGCGCCCAGCAGGCGCTGCCGGGCTTCCTGGGCGGGGAGGGCCGCTGGCTCGGCCAGGGTCCCCGGTGGGGACAGGCTCGCGAGGGAAGGCTCGTACAACGCGAGCAGTGGACCGTGCTCGCCCAGGAGCGACCCCGTCACCTGGGCGCCGCCAGCGCGGCAGTGGTCCGCCACCGCCTGCAACAGCGGCCGGAAGGGTTGCAGCGGGGCCGCCACCTCCAGGGGGAGACATTCTCCGGTGATGACGCGGAAGTCGCGGCGGTTGGCCGCCGTGGCCAGCTCCATGGCCAGACGCGTCTTCCCGGCCCCGCTCTCGGCCCCGAGCAGCACGCACCGTCCCCGGCCCCACCGGGCATCGTCCAAGGCGCGCTCAGCCTCTTCCAGCAGCGCCCGCCGGCCGACGAACTCCGGACGGTAGAGGTAGGCGCGCTGCGGAGGGTAGGTTCCGTCCTCCACGCGGGCCCCGAGCGAGGCCAGCCCCGAGGACACGTCACTGGCGTACCCGATGCGCTCGCGGGATTGCTTCGCCAACAGCCGCATCAGCAACTCCTCGAGGGCGGGAGGCACTCCCCGCACCCACCGCGAGGGGGGCGGGGGCGGCTCGGACAGGTGCTGCCGCAGCACGTCCCAGCCCTCGCCGGAGAAGACGGGCCGTCCCGTCACCATCTCGTACAGGATGCAGCCGAGCGCGTAGAGGTCGGCTCGGGCATCCACGAGCTCGCCGCTGATCTGCTCCGGCGCCATGTAGCCGGAGGATCCCTCCATGGCGCCGCCGACGTCGAGCGACTCGCGGCTCCGGGCGCCACCGAAGGCGGACACGAGGCCGAAATCCATGAGGACGGGTTGGCCATCGGGGCGGACGACGATGTTGTCGGGCTTGAGGTCGCGGTGGACGATGCCCTCGCCGTGGAGGAAGCCGAGCGCGGCGCAGATGCGGCGGACCAGCCCGAGTGCCTCGGTGAGTCGTCCAGCGGCTGGGGCGGAGGAGTCCGGGGCCTCGCGCCACCAGGCTGCGAGCAGCTCCCGCAGGGTGGAGCCCTCGAGGAACTCCATGGCGTACCAGGGGAGGCCATCGTCCACGCCCTCGGCGAGGACCTGGACGATGCCGGGGTGACGCAGGCGGCCCAGGGCGTGGAGCTCCCGGCGGAGGCCGCGCATCAGCGCGGCGTCCGGGAGCCGGACCGTCTTGAGCGCCACGAGCTGGCCGGTGCCGGAGTGCCGGGCGCGGTACACCACGCCCATGCCACCAGCGCCGAGCTGTTCGAGAAGAAGATAAGGACCGATGGAACCGAGCTGCTGGGGGAGCGCCGCCGCAGGTTGCATGCGGGGCGGAGCATGGCAGAACCCGCGGGGCCACCTCAAATCAACCGCCGGGAGACGTCATGCATCGGCGCTCCAACTCCAGATGACGCGGCCGTCCTTCAGGTCGAAGTCCAGGTCGAGCACGGTGGCCATGAGCGGCTCGGCCTCGGGTGGAGTGCCCAGCTCCTGGGCCAGGTCGTGGGAGTGGTGTGACTGGAAGCGGAGGGTGAAGTCCCTCGGGAGGAGCCCTCCGGACTCGAAGTGGGAGAAGACGAAGGGGGCTTCCACGATGGCCTGGTAGCAGGCGTTGGAGGTCTGCTCGGCATCCCGGAACTGCTTGAGGAAGAGCAGGGCCTGTGGCTTGCGGAGGGCGGCCGCCAGGTTCTCCACGCGGACGAGTGGCACCAGCTTCTCGACGATCTCCGAGAAGGCGTCCGTGTCGTTGTCGAAGCGGTCGTTGCCCGTGGGACGCTCCAGGGGCTTGTCGCCATGACGGCGGATGCTGAGCACCTCGCGCATGTCGGCGCGCTGTCCCAGCTGGCTCACCACCTGGGTCTGCACGGAGAAGTTCGCTGGCTGTCCCCAGTCCTCGGGCATGGAGACGCGGCCCATTTGCTTGGCGAAGCCGTAGATCTCCCGTCCCACGGCCATGGCCACGCCCGTGTCCACGAAGAGGTGGGGAGCGAACAGCAGCAGCCGGTCCGCCTGGAACTCGCCGTCCACCATCTTCCCGCCGACGACGGGAATGGTGATGCCGATCTCCCGCTCCTTCATGGAGCCCCAGCGGTTGAACTCCGGGTCCAGGGACACCGACTCGTCGATGCGGGCGCACTGCAGGACGGCGAAGCCGCCCAGTGGCCGGTACTCAGCCACGTCCTGCAAGTCATTGAAGTAGACGTCGCACAGCTGCTTGAGCTTGTCGTAGTCGCACTCCAGGAAGAAGGAGTGCAGGCGCGTGCGGCCCTGGCGGAAGGGGCCGCGCCAGGTGGCGAGCCCGCCGCGCTCCACATAGGTGGGAAGACGCCGACGGGGGAGAGGGGCGGGTTGCCGCAAGACCGTGCGAAGCTCCGGGAGACGCAGCTTCCGCTGGAGAGCATTCGCGGCCTGCTGACCGGCCATGACGGCCGCCTCCACGCACCCGGTGTTGAGGGGGGTGCGCACCCAGTCCCCGGCGAGCAGGAGGTTGTCGTAGCCGGACTCGTCCGCGCCGAGCCGGTTCGCGGTGCTGCCCGGCGGTGTCAGCACGTAGCGGTCCGAAGGGTGCGTGCTGGCCCGGTGGTACTCGGCCATCACATCCGGGGGCATGGGGGGGGCAGGCGGCTCCTCACCGTCAGTGGAGGTGTCAGGCTTCGTGGCTTCCCTCAGGACGATGGTCGGATTCGCATTCTCCGGCCAGACGGTGGGCCGGAACTTCGCGAGCCAGTCTCGGGCGGTGGTTTTGACTTCTCCCTTCGGACGGAGTGACGATACGTGGCTCAGGGAGCTCACGGGCTTGTCCACCGGACCGTCCTCGCTCCTCACCTCCTCCAGCGGGCCGCACAGGTAGACGAGTGAACGGGGCCTGTGCGCGGGGTCCCACTTCTCCGTCGCGAGCACCTGGCTGCTGTCGGCCCAGGTGTCGAAGGGAGCCGGGCAGCAGGCCAGCACTCCACCCTTGCGCTTCCAGCGGGCATCGTCCTCCAGCGACCGGGAGAACCAGAACTGTGAGGTCTGGGTCGCGGTGGTGGTGGCGGAGGTGACCATCTGGCGCAGGCGCGGGCTGTGCTCGAGCAGCTCGGTGCAGAGCGGCGTGAGCGCCCCCACGGAGATGGACAGCACGGCCACGTCGAAGTCCCTGCCCAGCTCGAGCGTCCTGCTCTCGGCATGCTTCTTCCACTGCCTCCATTCGCCCTGGGGTGCCTCGAAGTCGTATCCGGCCTTCTTCAGTTCGTCCGCGTCCTGGAGCTGCTCGTAGAGGGGGGCAGCCGGCCAGCACGGCAGCCCGTCCACGTCGATGAGCGGGTTGTACTCCGTGCCCGCGAGTGCCACCTGCCGGGTGACGTCGATGGCGGCGACGCGCTGGCGGTCCTCGGACAGGCGGAGCGAGTCCACGGAGTGGAAGAACTCGAAGCGAACGCCGCGCTTCTCGAGGGCGAGGTACAGGGGGGCGATGACGACCTCGCCCATGCCCGCCTTCATCTTGAAGTAGAGGTGCTCCGTGTAGTCGAGCATCCGCAGCAGGCCCTGGAGCGCGGCACCGGCCGCGAGCTTCCCCGGGCTGCTGAAGGTGAGGTTGTACCCGGCCTGGACGATGGGCGACTCACAGGCCTCGGGCCTCGCGCCGTGCTCGCGCAGCCACGCGCGGAAGTCCCAGGCATCGAGCGGGCTCAGGTCGGCATCCGGCTCCTGGAGCCCTTCGCGGGCCAGTCCGAAGGCGATGGTGATGCCCAGGTTGATGAGGATGGCATTGCGGCGCCCCTCGTCGTCCTGGGTGAAGCGGGGCCGGGCCTTCTCCCACTGCTCCTCGCGGGCGCGCTCGAGGGTCTCGGTGAGCGAGGTGCGCAGGGACACGGCCTTGTCCGGAGACTCGGCGCGGGCCCGTGTGAGCAGCGCGTAGGCCACCAGGGGAAGGCTTCCGTCACGTGGGAGGCCGTGGGTCAGCGGGTCGGGCCGCAGGATGTTGCTCACGTGCTTCTGGATGAGCCCCGCGCCGTCCTCGTCTGGCCCGGGCATTCCCAGGGAGGGTCCCATGCGCTCCAACAGCAACCGCGTCAGGCGCTCGGGGTCGCTCTCCTGCCGGGCCCCTGACAACAGGTCATTCCACTTGGAGTCGAGCCCTTTCAACCGCGAGGCGAAGTCCTGGCCGAGCGGCTTCTTGCGCGGCTTGAACTTCAGCGGCCAGATGCGCTGCTCGCCCTTCACGTCCTCCAGGAAGTGGATGTCGTCATGGGCCTCGAAGGCCTGCTCCACCGTCGCGAAGGGCGCTCCGGGGCGGCGCCCCAATTCCTTGTAACACTGCCCGAGCATGCCCAGGGCCTGCTCGTAGAAGCCCATGAAGACGTGGAAGCCGTGCTCCTCGCTGCGCAGGCCCTGCCCCTCGTCCCTGTTGCGCCCGCTGGCGCCCTTGCCGCCCAGGCGCCAGCCCTGCTGGTAGAGGGTGATTTCATACTGCTGCTTCCAGCCAGGCTGGCGGGTCAGCTCGAAGGCTGCGGCGAGCCCGGCCATACCACCACCCAGGATGGCGATCTTCTTCGGCTTCGAAGCCTGAGGCATGTCTGTCTTTCCCCTCCGTGAGGAGCCCGGGAGCGGGCCCTCGCGCCGTGGAGTGGCGCGCGGGTGCCTTCAGCAAGGGACACGCCATCCTGGACCTTCCCTCTTGGAGGATGAGACGGCGTCCCCAGGCTCGTGCCGGTTGGCGTATCATGGAGACGCGGCTGCGTCCTGGGAGTAAGCGCCCGAGTGGAGTGGGGCGTTTCACGGGGACGCGAGGACGGCTTCCCCCGAGGTAGCGGACGAGACGCGGCGTGCCAAGGCTCGTCATGAGGAGCGGGGAATGCCATCCTGGGAGTGCTCTCAACGGGAAGGGCGCGTCTGCGAGGGGGCCCCATGTCAGAGGAGTTGTCGTCTTTCTTCGCCGCGCTGCACACGGCGAAGCACTTCGAGGAGGCGGCCAGCGAGGTGCTGCGGGCGATGCTGCTCTCCGCCGAGCGCACTCTAGAGACGGGCCGTTTCGCGCGGCGCGGGCGGTTGCTGCGCGGGGTGGTGCATGTGCGGCCGGATGATGCCTACCGCCGGCTGGCGGTGCTGGAGATGGAGGCGGTGCGGGGACGGCCGAGGAGTGGGATGGGGCCGCCCCCCGTGGCGGGACAGGACGTGGCGCTGCTGGCGTCGGCGTCCGCCTGGCGAGCGGTGGCCGAGCAGGGCAAGGCGGTGGCCATCGACGTGAACCTGAAGACGCTCCAGCCGCTCGAGGGGGGCGGAGTGGGCAATGCCTCACGTCCCTCGAGCGCGGCCTTCAACCCGGAGAGCCAGCGGAAGCTGCTGGGCCGGCAGGCGACGCACGTGTGTGTGTTTCCCCTGCGTGTGCCCGGGGGGCGCATCGACGGGATGATCGCGCTCGAGGCGGACTGCATGGCGGCGCTCGGGCAGGAGTTCGTCTGGAAGGAGGCGGGGGGGCAGCTGCAACTGCTGGCGGACATGGCGGCGGCCTGGCTGACGGGACTGCCTCCCCGGCCCGTCACGGCGCCGCAGACGGACGATTTCCTCCCGGTCATCGGCGCGTCGATGGCGAGCCTGGTGCCGGTGCTGCGCATCTTCGCGCAGCAGGAGGAGACGATCCTCGTCAGTGGCCCGACGGGAGCGGGCAAGTCGAGGCTGGCGAGGTGGTGCCACGAGCGCTCGGGGCGCCGGCAGGGGCGCTTCGAGAGCCTGGACCTGACGACGGTGCCGGAAGACCTCCAGATGGCGGAGCTGTTCGGCTGGAGGAGGGGCGCGTTCACGGGGGCGGTGAAGGACAACCCGGGGAGCATCGCGCGGGCGGAGGGGGGGACGGTGTTCATCGATGAGATCGACAAGCTGTCGCTGAAGGCGCAGGCGGGATTGCTGCACGTGCTGGAGGAGCGGACCTACCGGGTGTTGGGGGAGGGCTCGGGAGACCAGCGGGCGAACGTGCGATTCATCATCGGGACGAACGCGAACCTGAGGGAGGCGGTGCGGAGGGGCGCGTTCCGGGAGGACCTGTACTACCGCATCAACGTGCTGCCCATCCGGGTGCCGCCACTCAACGACAGGCAGGACGAGATACCGCTGTGGGCGCGGTACATGGTGGGCAGGAGACACCAGGAGACGTTCCCCGGGGGAGAGGCGCGGCTGGAGGAGGGGGCGGAGCGGCTGCTGCTGGCGAGCGCGTGGCCGGGGAACCTGAGGCAGTTGGACAACATCATCCGCCGGGCCTACACGCTGGCGATGGTGGACCAGGGGGGAGCGGCGCGCGAGCTGGAGCTCCGGGAGAAGCACGTGCGGCAGGCGCTGGCGTACGAGGGGACGCCGGAGGAGTCGACGCTCGTTGATGCGCTGTGTCATGCGGCGAGGGTCTTCGTGCAGGAGGCGCGCAGGAGGCAGTCGCCACTGGACATCGATCTGGCGGAGAGCTTCCGGGGCTTCGTGCTGGGGATGGCGGCGAAGCAGGTGGGGAAGGAGGAGGCGTTCCGGCTGGTGGGGCGGGAGGCGCTGGTGAAGAGCCGCAACCATCAGAAAACACTGCGGCGGGAGCTGGAGAAGGTGGAGGCGCTGTGCCGGGAGGTGGCACACCCGGGCCCCGAGTTCCTGGAGCTGCTCTCCGCGGAGGGCGGCGACTCCAACTGAGGTGCGTACGGAGTGGACGCACGGCTGTAGTCGAGTGCACTGAATCAGGTCTTCCCGGCTTCTTCGGTGCTTGTCGCTGTGCTGGGAGCGAGGTTGCTCCGTGCGTGCGTGCGGCACGCGGGAACGTCTCCTCGTGACGCGCCGACACCAGATGAGGGCCTGTTGTTCTCCCGTGCTCAGAGTGGAGGTGCTCTTGGCACGACCTTCGCTTCTGTCTGTCGCGTCGGTGACGTCGAAGTGAAGCCGGGTTCCATCCTCACCAATGGGGAGCATGCACGTCGGTACGGCCTCGGCCCGTAGGGCTGAGGGGGGGCGTACTCGTCCGTGCGTGA
This is a stretch of genomic DNA from Archangium violaceum. It encodes these proteins:
- a CDS encoding serine/threonine-protein kinase PknK — its product is MQPAAALPQQLGSIGPYLLLEQLGAGGMGVVYRARHSGTGQLVALKTVRLPDAALMRGLRRELHALGRLRHPGIVQVLAEGVDDGLPWYAMEFLEGSTLRELLAAWWREAPDSSAPAAGRLTEALGLVRRICAALGFLHGEGIVHRDLKPDNIVVRPDGQPVLMDFGLVSAFGGARSRESLDVGGAMEGSSGYMAPEQISGELVDARADLYALGCILYEMVTGRPVFSGEGWDVLRQHLSEPPPPPSRWVRGVPPALEELLMRLLAKQSRERIGYASDVSSGLASLGARVEDGTYPPQRAYLYRPEFVGRRALLEEAERALDDARWGRGRCVLLGAESGAGKTRLAMELATAANRRDFRVITGECLPLEVAAPLQPFRPLLQAVADHCRAGGAQVTGSLLGEHGPLLALYEPSLASLSPPGTLAEPAALPAQEARQRLLGALTQVLSAFVAEQPMLLVLDDLHWADELSLSVLEHLQRGELERLPMLVLGTWRTEEENEGLRRLLLAPGLTSTRLERLDAEAVATMVCGMLALRTPPRAFVEYLARQSEGNPFFVAEYLRTAVDEGLLGRDAAGVWQVAERGVALDRLEQALPLPGSLRELLGRWLSGLRPDARELLERAAVLGREFDGVLLLPERTMDDAGQLEALEALRVRNVLEEAGEGRLRFAHDKLREMAYESTPPESRRRLHEEAARAIESRYSGTGLFPRHYGALAHHWATAQAEEKALHYLEEAARQALRIGANTEAAGYLEKALAMEARHAEAPARGHRRASWEYLLGEAFFGLGDLARAREHLHRALEVLGQPLPRMKPAWGGLLLGQMTRQLAHMLLPEPAVQAEELEQEPLRTAALATSRLCECYYFTQDMLAMSASAIRAVNLAERAGRRGEVRRQYAQLGYMAGLARMHPLARRYFRLAREGGSSAGELAGIATALWYEASYELTFARWSHAAQRADEAIQLLARLGSQGDLQIARTLRAHTDYYTGHFEASLPRFEEIRDSGRKWSNMQYEAWGEYSLARSLIPLGRLEEAVTRLQEARTLLARQADRASDIICHGLLATAHLYRGELEPARRMAEEVMRLTQGAQPTAFTEGKGYEGAALVLLAAWEDSQRGTSGVEATLAQQARESVARLEQCARMFPFVRPAALRCSGLMHWLSGRAERARSSWRESIASAHELGMPYDEALARIELARAGEPGTPEREAHLLRASELFSLMGCTWHLQEVEGLGLGVRSRP
- a CDS encoding NAD(P)-binding protein yields the protein MPQASKPKKIAILGGGMAGLAAAFELTRQPGWKQQYEITLYQQGWRLGGKGASGRNRDEGQGLRSEEHGFHVFMGFYEQALGMLGQCYKELGRRPGAPFATVEQAFEAHDDIHFLEDVKGEQRIWPLKFKPRKKPLGQDFASRLKGLDSKWNDLLSGARQESDPERLTRLLLERMGPSLGMPGPDEDGAGLIQKHVSNILRPDPLTHGLPRDGSLPLVAYALLTRARAESPDKAVSLRTSLTETLERAREEQWEKARPRFTQDDEGRRNAILINLGITIAFGLAREGLQEPDADLSPLDAWDFRAWLREHGARPEACESPIVQAGYNLTFSSPGKLAAGAALQGLLRMLDYTEHLYFKMKAGMGEVVIAPLYLALEKRGVRFEFFHSVDSLRLSEDRQRVAAIDVTRQVALAGTEYNPLIDVDGLPCWPAAPLYEQLQDADELKKAGYDFEAPQGEWRQWKKHAESRTLELGRDFDVAVLSISVGALTPLCTELLEHSPRLRQMVTSATTTATQTSQFWFSRSLEDDARWKRKGGVLACCPAPFDTWADSSQVLATEKWDPAHRPRSLVYLCGPLEEVRSEDGPVDKPVSSLSHVSSLRPKGEVKTTARDWLAKFRPTVWPENANPTIVLREATKPDTSTDGEEPPAPPMPPDVMAEYHRASTHPSDRYVLTPPGSTANRLGADESGYDNLLLAGDWVRTPLNTGCVEAAVMAGQQAANALQRKLRLPELRTVLRQPAPLPRRRLPTYVERGGLATWRGPFRQGRTRLHSFFLECDYDKLKQLCDVYFNDLQDVAEYRPLGGFAVLQCARIDESVSLDPEFNRWGSMKEREIGITIPVVGGKMVDGEFQADRLLLFAPHLFVDTGVAMAVGREIYGFAKQMGRVSMPEDWGQPANFSVQTQVVSQLGQRADMREVLSIRRHGDKPLERPTGNDRFDNDTDAFSEIVEKLVPLVRVENLAAALRKPQALLFLKQFRDAEQTSNACYQAIVEAPFVFSHFESGGLLPRDFTLRFQSHHSHDLAQELGTPPEAEPLMATVLDLDFDLKDGRVIWSWSADA